One window of the Nicotiana tabacum cultivar K326 chromosome 4, ASM71507v2, whole genome shotgun sequence genome contains the following:
- the LOC107763068 gene encoding uncharacterized protein LOC107763068: MVRSIFKSFLNLTKPVATISILPPHSISIPTTNPTSRIYLPVGNRIQQSLFNPPLQIQEYGSAKYSTNNSNGTVDTGLVGGKEYLLMSDEELMRQCEMDTFKASGPGGQHRNKRESAVRLKHNPTGIVAQAVEDRSQHMNRASALTRLRVLLALKVRNNIDLDTYTPPQELLQILPAKSTIRGSDCGPQIGPKNPKFALGMQALLDLIFAVEGSVADAAKKLGLSTGALSRLLLSDDNLRMAVNEFRISKGMKPLK, from the exons ATGGTTCGTTCCATCTTCAAATCGTTTCTAAATCTTACAAAACCCGTCGCTACCATCTCCATACTACCACCTCATTCAATCTCCATTCCTACCACAAATCCAACATCAAGAATCTACCTACCAGTTGGCAACAGAATTCAACAATCATTATTTAATCCACCCCTTCAAATTCAAGAATATGGGTCGGCTAAATACAGCACCAATAATAGCAATGGAACTGTTGATACGGGTCTTGTTGGTGGGAAAGAATACTTGTTGATGTCAGATGAGGAGTTGATGAGGCAATGCGAAATGGACACTTTCAAGGCTTCAGGTCCAGGTGGACAACACCGCAACAAGCGTGAATCTGCTGTTCGTTTGAAGCATAACCCTACTGGGATTGTTGCTCAg GCTGTGGAGGATAGATCCCAACACATGAATCGTGCCTCTGCTTTAACTCGTTTACGAGTGTTACTGGCTCTTAAAG TTAGGAACAACATCGATCTTGATACATATACACCTCCTCAAGAGCTGCTTCAAATTCTTCCCGCTAAATCAACAATCAGGGGTTCAGATTGCGGCCCGCAGATTGGACCAAAGAATCCTAAGTTTGCTTTG GGAATGCAAGCTTTACTAGATCTAATTTTTGCTGTTGAGGGCTCGGTAGCAGATGCTGCTAAGAAGTTGGG GTTGAGCACTGGGGCTTTATCAAGATTGTTATTATCTGATGATAATCTCAGAATGGCGGTGAACGAGTTCAGAATATCCAAG
- the LOC107763070 gene encoding large ribosomal subunit protein P1-like, with amino-acid sequence MSSTGELTCTYACLILHDDGIPINAEKIGTLIKAANLKVESYWPSLFAKLCQKMNVDELVMNVGVGVGGTAASTASAPAHDAAAAPSANDKKKEEVKEESDDELMFSLFD; translated from the coding sequence ATGTCTTCCACCGGTGAACTTACTTGTACTTACGCTTGTTTGATCCTACATGATGATGGCATTCCTATTAATGCCGAGAAAATTGGTACACTCATAAAAGCAGCAAATTTGAAGGTGGAATCATACTGGCCGAGCCTTTTTGCAAAACTTTGTCAGAAGATGAACGTGGACGAACTTGTCATGAACGTCGGCGTCGGCGTCGGCGGAACCGCGGCTTCTACCGCCTCTGCTCCCGCTCACGATGCCGCCGCTGCACCTTCCGCCAATGacaagaagaaggaagaagtaaAAGAAGAGAGTGATGATGAGCTCATGTTCAGCTTGTTTGACTGA